Genomic window (Arachis hypogaea cultivar Tifrunner chromosome 13, arahy.Tifrunner.gnm2.J5K5, whole genome shotgun sequence):
CATTCAATTTATATATACCATTCAATTTACCTGTGATGGCTGTGCTGAAACTCTCCTGACATATCCTACATGCAAGCTCACCGATCATATTCTTCATATCACTGAACCCATCACAGCTGGTGTTACAAATAACAAATCTTCAAAGCATCAAAGTTTACGCACACAgttgaaattaattattaaagcCAATTGGGTATGCAATTGCCATCCCCATGTTAATTATTTTCATAGCAGTATCTCTATCATTGCTTTAACATCTATTCATACATTGCAAGAAAATTCTAAATGCCACGACATGCAAAACATCAATAAGAGCAATCACAGAGTTTAGTTCAAACTTACATATGACACTCAACACTGTTCTCATGGTTGCAGAAGGGGCAACTGAAAACAGTTTCaagcttttctctcttcttctttggcGCTGCAGTCTtcttccttgatttccttttccCCATCGGTTTCgtgttgaaaaaaattaaaaccaaaccGTGTCTCCACCTTTACAATCATTCACAATATTCAatattactaacatttttttaaaaaacctcaATAACTCTTAATTAATCTTTATTTCATTCTACCTAAGAATACCTAATCCCCCTCTGATAACTTCCAAGGCAATCAAACTCGAGAGTTCACCCAAAGTCATGGAACTTGCACAAATTAGATCAATTTAAATCGTAAAAGTAAACTCATATACTTTTTATTTGGAACCTAAACTTAACTAGTAGAGAAtgtgataacttttttttttatttcccacGGCGAAAGACTAATCTAATCCACAACTGATCTAAGTTCCATTTAAAAATTTGTCACATACCAATAAGTTACTACGCATACAAGACAAAATTCAAATTCCACCGCTTAAGAAAACAAAATAAGTGAGCTGACTACTCCACCAACCATtagaaatctaaaatttaaaattttccaaaCACGTCTCCTTATgtgcaactctctctctctctttctatatatatatatataggaatggATATTTACATCCAAGTATCCAACTCTAGGAGCAGAAAACTTTGTAAATAGAATAACAGATCATAGCAGCCAAATGAAAGTGAAAACTCAACTAACTCCTAACTACCTATAAACGTCTAAAATTTGCTGTTAGCCGTGCAAGGAGCTGAATTTTTCGGAAACACAGAAAAAGAATAATGATAAGCTTGGAACGAAGAGAAATAAGAAACTCGTATTTTAGAAAGAAAAGAATAACAGTGTGTGATGAATAATAGTGAGAAAATTTGCACTGAGAACCGAGAACGTACCTGAATTGAATTGGAAGTGTAGAAGTAATAGATGCGTAAAGAAGAAAGATTATTTATAGAGTTTTTAGCATTGAAGCAAGGTGTGAGTCAGTGACACTTGTATTTATATGCTGGCTCTTGCTCGGTGCCATTGAAGTTTCTGGATACTATTGTTTCTACGACGTCGTCACGAGGTAGTTtacttttggagggaaaagacccAAAAAGGTTCAACGGTCAACGTTTTGTTTATTTACAAATTGTTCATACAATTTCTTGTCATAAACAATGATTCGATAAAATCCGTATCAAAGTAGCAAATTCAATATTCCATGTTTTATCTAAAATCATATACTACACGCTGGGGGTAGAAAATAGTCAGGCAGTCTGTTAGAAGACTATAGTCTTATTTATATTTTGggttaatctgttataaaatagataaaagtcTTATAAAAGTCTTAATATATTAATAGGCTAAGCCTAagtttattaattagttttattggTCTATTAGAGTTGTTTGAATctattaatacataattatatatataaataatttttttattattaataaaattataaaatattttaaatttattatatttaattatagatatttttatatattttaaatactttaaaaatttaaaattttttataagtattaaatatgacatattacatataaatatttttattaaaaaataatttttttaaataatatttttatttttataagaaaaaattatCAGACTTTTTAACAGATTTCAAGTTAAGCCAGGTTGAATAGCAGGTCAAGTTTAATACTTTAAAAATAGCCTATATCATGTTGCAGAGGCTTAACTATATGACAGACCTGTTAAGAATAAAGTCTGGCCTGACCTAGCCTGTTTCCGCCCCTATCTACACataatacttttttctttttttaatcagTGCATATAAATGATTGACAaaacattaaattaaaaagaacacTTCACTAATATCTAAATTTATATATGTCTAtatctatattaaaaaaaaattagtgtacaatttttttttcaaaatatcttttatcatatataattaataaaaaattatgttgaatatgaaaagattatgccatttgagttataattcattggCGTTAACTATAACAGTTAAAAGCATGTCATTTTAACTTTTGTATAACATATTTACTGTCTTAACTAATCTcaaatttgttattattgtttattttaatttataaaaaaataaattaataagcaCCTTAGTACCTTCTAAAGTTCTAATACACCAGTGTAGATAAATTCGAATGGATGTACATCATCAACCATGAATATTATTGATACATTTCTGAACTAAAATATAATGTACATCTTGCTAAACTTTAATTGCCAATTTCATGGCACAATACTAACTTTGAATTTCCACCAGTATAAAAGTGATATGTCACTAGCTTATGGTTGATGAAGAATAAATACAAAGGGATAAATATAATAGCATTCCCCattcaaaacaagaacaaaaacatcCTCCAATTAGGAAAATTTGATGTTTCCCGGTGAAACTTTACTTCTAAGAAGTCTACATGTTATACACAagggaaagaaatggaaaatGTCCATTGTCCAAGCTTGAAGCTTGTAAACTTCTCTgaaatttattataaaagaaaTGGATCAAGAAACAttttccttccctttcctttGTAGAAATTTAGAAACCACAAAAAACTGCAAAACTGCTATGTATGTGTAAAGAGGAgccattatttgtttatattacaccaaagaaaaactttttctgtGTGCAGACCTATGTGATTGAGGTTCATATTCAATTGATGCTCTTGATCGATGACCAGTGCGATCACGAGTTTCTGGTTGAGTCTCTGAAGATCGACGCCGACCAAGCTTCCACCCAATTTTCCGGGCAACTAACTGAGGAGAGCTAAGGGAACTATGTGATTTTGATATGGTTTtcatttcttgctttattttaccAAATTCTTGTTCAAGTTCTCCAACTCTAGACCTCATATTTTCCATATCCACCTTTAGAACTTGATTTTCGCGTACCACAGTCACCCATCCATCCCTTTGTATGATTTGACCTGCCGTATCGCCTGCAACAATTGAAGGAGCTGCCGGGGTGATTTCATTGTCCAATGCATGGAGACAGCTGGCTAATGCCGTTCTTAACTGCAGCTGTTCGAAGAACAACACTTGAAGAACAACTCTGAGGGGAAACCTATCGTTTTGTGATGCATGTGTGCAGGCATGGATTGAGAGTTTCTGGAAGTCAATAATGCCACAcagttcttctttctctttgtctGAGAGCCATGGATGTGCCTGCACAATACCACAGCAGTTACTAAAACAATTGCAAATTGCCTTTCAATTGAAGTGCATCTCAAGAAACACAAACCTTGAAATATATGTCGAGTGCTCTGTAAAGTCCATCATGCAATGATCTTGATGACTCTGGAAGGGATTCTGCGAGGGAGCGTATCTTTCCAGGTTTCAAATTTACATCAGAAGCAATTTCTGCAATGTAGCTATCTATCAACTTTCCAACTTTCATTAAAGATTCAGATGATGGTAGTGCTTGTGGATCAACCGATGAAGAAGAAAAGGCGGTTTTATTTGATTCTGTAGACATAAAGTGATGGACAATCCGCTCAATGCAGTCTGTGTTATATAGCGTATCGGAATCTGAATAATTAGGAATGAGAAGACTATCCAGAGTTGCCAGTTCCAATTGTGTACCTACTCTCCTCTCTAATGAATCCTTGCATGTCTGATTCACATTCAATATCAAAGCCACGCGAACAAGCCCCAGTAGGAAACGACAAAAGGATGTTCCCTTCCTGAAAGGAAGGAGTTTCTCTATGCTTTCCAATAGAACCCTCTGATCAACGGCAGCTGGTGTCAAACTGAAGCTTGCAACCGTTCTAGTCTTGCTACCTTGTCCACTCTGCCAACGATCCAAACCTGGTAAGTATTTCCTACAATAGTACATTATGGCACCTTCAAGGTTTTCGGGTCTTATACCCCTCACTTGCATTGTCTTAAAAAGCCTCTCAAACAAACTCACACTCAGAAATGAGATGTCTTCAAACCACCAGTCAGACTCTGAGCTTTGAATTCTTGCGCCGGTATTTATACCATTCCATAGAATGCTTCCACCAGGACTTTGTAAACTCCCATACATCATCCTTGGCCATCCGAACAAACTAGGATCTGTACAAACCATCACTGAGAGAGCATTCAAACACTTGTCGACTAAGTGAAGCTTTTCAGCCTTTTGTAGAACAGGCTCAGAACTTTGGAGAGCTAAAATACAATCTTTCCAATTGTGCAGAATATTCTTATGGAAAAAGCCCTCTGATCTCGATAACAAATTATCTTCCCCGAATTCATCTGTCATTTCAAGGTAGTCTGCGGCACAATAAactaaaattacatttctggCTGTCAATTCCACACGAAAACCATAACAGAATTTGGCCACAATTAAGAAAGTGTCAGGGCCACCAGGGAATTCTTCCAGCACCAGCACCATATTACTGGATTCTTCATGTGTTTGTGCAATTTTTCCACATTTTGCCACAAGAGGGAACTGCATTGTTGCCAAAGAATATCTTATTCAAAGTACAACTTAAGAATATTCATACCAAATACATAACATTATGGCTAACATAAAACAAttccttgtattattattattatcattactaTTATTAGAGTTTTGCTAACAAAGTGCCTTAAGATGATTAATGTAGAAAGTTTTTCATTGAAAACTCAATAATTTGAAGTTTCCAATGCTTTTCCAATCCGTATCCAATCCTAAATGTCTGCAAATTATGCATAAACTTAAAATAGCAACAAGTGATCCTTCAAAACACTCCAATATGGTTGACTTTTGTCATCATTGAAGATTATACAGCATGAGCAGCAAGTATCAATGAGTCTTATTATACTTTTAATCACGGAGGGGTGCTAAACTctcatttatcaaaataaaactcTAAACCAATAGCATCTAAGCAATTAATTGCATAGAAGTAGCAGATTGAACACCTCATACTGGAGCTCAAAGCACAAAGTAGTAGAAGGAATAACAATTATTAAAGGAAGCCATTCATAGTATACCTTATGAAGATGGAAAGCAACGCCCTCAATGGAAACACTAATATCACTAGGCAGTTCACCATTGCAAAACCTACCAAAACcacacagaaaaaaaaaattcaccaaTCAAACACTGTTTCCTTTCTATACACACAAATGCATGCAGAACAGAAAAAAGgctcaacaacaacaaatcaaagccCATAGCTCATTCAAACCGATCGTGTACAATAAATTATGGAAGCATAACAATGAATCGAAATTAAGATTGAAAAGGAACATTAATAAGGGTAATAGTGATAACAATACCAGTGATTGCCTTCTCTACGAAACCCAGAATGCTTCCCAGCTGGAGCCATATCTGAAGGAcacttccttttcctttttctctctctaattatAATCTCTACCAACCCAACAACAACATTCTGTTGCCAAAAAAACcgatttggtaaaaaaaaatcaaaaaggaATAATAAGAAAATGAACgacgaagaaaagaagagaaagaatggaTATAATGAATGGAAGAGTCAAATGAATATAAATAAGGTCATGTATGGAACAGTCAACAGTGACGATTGGGTCAGCTAAGAAAATCACCCGATTAAACACTCTAAACATAACATTGtaacattcacaattcaatttttttatatatttattatgtatgttaaaaaagtatattttttcttttcagtgAAAAAGGGAGTGGTTttgtggtaaaaaaaaaaaaaaagaaaaatgacgcACGGATCACGACGCTAAAGACGGTCCGGTCGTCTAAAGTCGGAACCACAATAATGTAGGCACCAATATTGTGTCTGTCTTCACTCTTCAAATAAATTAAGGTGATTGCTACGGTaattaaaaattgagaaaaatttaaaataactcttgacaattattttgaaagagaacgagttttttgacaaaaaaaattcaacccgatctttgacaattatctcgaaaggataACGAGGTCCtgtgcaaaaaaaaagtcaatgttattttttttttttgcacagggACTAATCAGTCCAAAAAAAATATCAGAAAAGTGTTCTTTTTTCTTGGAGGTCTCGTTGTCCTTTTAAGATAATTGTCAGGGGTTGGATGAGATATTCACTCTTAAAAATTAGTGTTTgttcaaattttattataaaaaattagattaaataaaaaatattataagatttatcataaattaaattgtataTAATGAGTTCCCTCCCAAACAAATAGAACCTCCTAAAATATTAGTAATCTTAGAAGAAATACTCAAATGAAAATGGCTCATACTTCATAGAGA
Coding sequences:
- the LOC112736413 gene encoding BTB/POZ domain-containing protein At3g44820 isoform X1, producing the protein MAPAGKHSGFRREGNHWFCNGELPSDISVSIEGVAFHLHKFPLVAKCGKIAQTHEESSNMVLVLEEFPGGPDTFLIVAKFCYGFRVELTARNVILVYCAADYLEMTDEFGEDNLLSRSEGFFHKNILHNWKDCILALQSSEPVLQKAEKLHLVDKCLNALSVMVCTDPSLFGWPRMMYGSLQSPGGSILWNGINTGARIQSSESDWWFEDISFLSVSLFERLFKTMQVRGIRPENLEGAIMYYCRKYLPGLDRWQSGQGSKTRTVASFSLTPAAVDQRVLLESIEKLLPFRKGTSFCRFLLGLVRVALILNVNQTCKDSLERRVGTQLELATLDSLLIPNYSDSDTLYNTDCIERIVHHFMSTESNKTAFSSSSVDPQALPSSESLMKVGKLIDSYIAEIASDVNLKPGKIRSLAESLPESSRSLHDGLYRALDIYFKAHPWLSDKEKEELCGIIDFQKLSIHACTHASQNDRFPLRVVLQVLFFEQLQLRTALASCLHALDNEITPAAPSIVAGDTAGQIIQRDGWVTVVRENQVLKVDMENMRSRVGELEQEFGKIKQEMKTISKSHSSLSSPQLVARKIGWKLGRRRSSETQPETRDRTGHRSRASIEYEPQSHRSAHRKSFSLV
- the LOC112736412 gene encoding transcription elongation factor 1 homolog isoform X2 translates to MTLGELSSLIALEVIRGGLGILRWRHGLVLIFFNTKPMGKRKSRKKTAAPKKKREKLETVFSCPFCNHENSVECHIDMKNMIGELACRICQESFSTAITALSEPIDIYSEWIDECERVNKLEEEGEEA
- the LOC112736412 gene encoding transcription elongation factor 1 homolog isoform X1; the protein is MTLGELSSLIALEVIRGGLGILRWRHGLVLIFFNTKPMGKRKSRKKTAAPKKKREKLETVFSCPFCNHENSVECHICDGFSDMKNMIGELACRICQESFSTAITALSEPIDIYSEWIDECERVNKLEEEGEEA
- the LOC112736413 gene encoding BTB/POZ domain-containing protein At3g44820 isoform X2, with translation MAPAGKHSGFRREGNHWFCNGELPSDISVSIEGVAFHLHKFPLVAKCGKIAQTHEESSNMVLVLEEFPDYLEMTDEFGEDNLLSRSEGFFHKNILHNWKDCILALQSSEPVLQKAEKLHLVDKCLNALSVMVCTDPSLFGWPRMMYGSLQSPGGSILWNGINTGARIQSSESDWWFEDISFLSVSLFERLFKTMQVRGIRPENLEGAIMYYCRKYLPGLDRWQSGQGSKTRTVASFSLTPAAVDQRVLLESIEKLLPFRKGTSFCRFLLGLVRVALILNVNQTCKDSLERRVGTQLELATLDSLLIPNYSDSDTLYNTDCIERIVHHFMSTESNKTAFSSSSVDPQALPSSESLMKVGKLIDSYIAEIASDVNLKPGKIRSLAESLPESSRSLHDGLYRALDIYFKAHPWLSDKEKEELCGIIDFQKLSIHACTHASQNDRFPLRVVLQVLFFEQLQLRTALASCLHALDNEITPAAPSIVAGDTAGQIIQRDGWVTVVRENQVLKVDMENMRSRVGELEQEFGKIKQEMKTISKSHSSLSSPQLVARKIGWKLGRRRSSETQPETRDRTGHRSRASIEYEPQSHRSAHRKSFSLV
- the LOC112736412 gene encoding transcription elongation factor 1 homolog isoform X3 encodes the protein MGKRKSRKKTAAPKKKREKLETVFSCPFCNHENSVECHIDMKNMIGELACRICQESFSTAITALSEPIDIYSEWIDECERVNKLEEEGEEA